From one Humulus lupulus chromosome 8, drHumLupu1.1, whole genome shotgun sequence genomic stretch:
- the LOC133796424 gene encoding VQ motif-containing protein 11, which translates to MNSPTYGSDPVSPNTTFVQADPSTFRAVVQKLTGAPDDPSAQKLPLSLPSRFTNPKPAVPSDMGPRRPAFKLHERRQTTKKLELNLTSTTTTGVSLSPSSCYTGSLGRHRSGALSGLGGDHMVMVSPVSPFEFLARGSPRTPVSPSCMEEEEEERAISGKGFYLHRSPLSTPRGSDPPELLTLFPLSSPRDNHTNSSSTS; encoded by the coding sequence ATGAACTCGCCCACATATGGATCCGACCCGGTTTCACCCAACACCACCTTCGTCCAAGCCGATCCATCAACGTTCCGAGCGGTGGTTCAAAAGCTAACCGGAGCTCCAGACGACCCATCGGCTCAAAAACTCCCACTCAGCCTCCCTTCCCGTTTCACCAACCCCAAACCCGCAGTCCCGTCCGATATGGGGCCCCGAAGACCCGCTTTCAAGCTCCACGAACGGAGACAGACCACTAAGAAGCTAGAGCTCAACCTcacctccaccaccaccaccggcgTTTCGCTTTCACCCTCTTCTTGTTATACTGGCTCTTTGGGCCGACACAGAAGTGGGGCCCTTTCTGGGCTCGGCGGCGATCATATGGTGATGGTTTCGCCGGTTTCTCCTTTTGAATTCTTGGCGCGTGGGAGTCCGAGAACGCCGGTTTCGCCGTCGTGcatggaggaggaggaggaggagagaGCGATCTCCGGAAAAGGGTTTTATTTACACCGGAGCCCGTTGAGTACGCCGAGAGGATCCGACCCCCCTGAGCTCTTGACTTTGTTTCCTCTCTCTTCTCCTAGAGATAATCACACTAATTCATCTTCTACTTCTTAG
- the LOC133796425 gene encoding protein REDUCED CHLOROPLAST COVERAGE 3 has protein sequence MAPRSGRGKTSKSKADKKKKEEKVVPTVLDITVITPYDNQVVLKGISTDKILDVRRLLAVNVETCHLTNYSLSHEVKGHKLNDKVEVVTLKPCLIRLVEEDYTEEAQAVAHIRRLLDLVACTTRFTKPKRSPSSPDSKSRKSVSRPNNKSSGPPRSPPSEPSVPAISERYGMAAIHPTPKLSEFYDFFSFSHLSPPILHLRRCETIEERRDGDYFQIQIKICNGKQIQVVASVKGFYAVGKQFLQSHSLVDLLQQLSQAFLNSYESLMKAFVEHNKFGNIPYGFRANTWLVPPSFADSPSSTFQALPTEDDNWGGNGGGQGRNGEYDHQPWATDFAILAKLPCKTEDERVVRDRKTFLLHSKFVDVSILKATEAIRNLLESDMRSNESSIVYENRIGDLSITVKRDTTEVSSNFQVKVNDEVSGLSAKEFAQRSLLKGLTADESVVVHDTSSLGIVTVRHCGYSATVKAVGNVNKRRFEAQEIEVDDQPDGGANALNINSLRALLQKPTAESLGSSQSDLDNSEISMTLVRTVIKESLKRSQEEHEISERPIRWELGSCWVQHLQKQENQTDNDSKSSGVEPAVKGLGKQFKLLKKRDKKPSDTTNKEDSDSCTSSLEAGEVMNGELSSEEALKKLVSEGAYLRLEESGTDLHQKSIDELIKMAHKYYDEVALPKLVTDFGSLELSPVDGRTLTDFMHLRGLQMRSLGRVVELADQLPHIQSLCIHEMVTRAFKHVLKAVIASVHNQSDLSEAIASSLNFLLGHSESQENDQNLNDDHSLKLQWLEAYLSKKFGWKLKEELPYLRKYSILRGLCHKAGLELVPREYDMESPNPFRKYDIVSLVPVCKHVACSSADGRNFLESSKVALDKGKLEDAVNYGTKALTKMIAVCGPNHRATASAYSLLAVVLYHTGDFNQATVYQQKALDINERELGLDHPDTMKSYGDLSVFYYRLQHIELALKYVNRALFLLHFTCGLSHPNTAATYINVAMMEEGMGNVHVALRYLHEALKCNQRLLGADHIQTAASYHAIAIALSLMEAYSLSVQHEQTTLKILQAKLGPEDLRTQDAAAWLEYFESKALEQQEAARNGTPKPDALIASKGHLSVSDLLDYISPDQDSKGSDAQKRQRRAKVLQVGDKVSEELQVPIANDDTPNDVVDNSLEREDDIKVSSVSTPPPQEQEENEDTSRYGLTVTSEVVEETTSDEGWQEASSKSRSGNTSTGRKFGRKKPVLSKLKLQNEHSNSRENRNGRVINSPSQNLTPKPTIPTEFPSQKQTRVRSLSFTGDDSVKQQVRASVSKVSPSPTTHSTMASKSLSYKEVALAPPGTVLKPVLDKEEEMIVEKPEIKTPSVLPPETPQIEESKSNSVVEEITKSEAEETIASETHRDNTGQELEDEKSKDKNGSKLSASAEPFKPGPITMSHPLSSVAATSVYDVRASQEMLAEPVVSPVAARVPCGPRSPLYYRTNYSFHMRRDFLKFPNPTLERNGSGPQRIMNPNAPEFVPRRTSWQIDPVIANGGVPTDSDSLEITVQEAVKSNGDTTKESGKKTISESEKSELARQILLSFIVKSVQHNMDSPGESGNSGKKKFQQHSDAIENDSAIIKIQYGNEEKKSNDMIYESSDSSEAQKVVDVSKKNGDGEGFIVVTKRRKNKQQFPNGVNGLYNQTSICASVR, from the exons atggcTCCAAGGTCAGGTAGAGGTAAGACCAGCAAATCAAAAGCAgataagaagaaaaaagaagaaaaag TTGTTCCTACTGTCCTTGACATTACAGTGATAACCCCTTATGACAATCAAGTTGTTCTTAAG GGTATCTCTACTGACAAGATACTTGATGTAAGAAGGCTATTGGCTGTGAATGTAGAGACATGCCACCTCACCAACTATTCCCTCTCTCATGAG GTTAAAGGCCATAAGTTGAATGACAAAGTAGAAGTTGTTACTCTCAAGCCCTGTCTGATTAGACTGGTTGAAG AGGACTATACGGAAGAAGCCCAAGCTGTGGCCCATATTCGACGGCTATTGGACCTTGTAGCCTGCACCACAAGGTTCACTAAGCCCAAGAGGTCTCCTTCAAGCCCAGATTCGAAGTCCAGAAAAAGCGTCAGTAGGCCCAACAACAAGAGCTCGGGCCCACCTAGATCGCCACCCTCGGAGCCGTCGGTTCCAGCGATCTCGGAGAGGTATGGGATGGCAGCCATACACCCAACGCCGAAGCTCTCCGAATTTTATgatttcttctctttctctcaccTCTCTCCTCCCATACTGC ATTTGAGAAGATGTGAGACTATAGAAGAAAGGCGCGATGGTGACTATTTTCAAATTCAG ATTAAAATATGCAACGGTAAGCAGATACAAGTGGTGGCATCAGTCAAAGGGTTTTATGCAGTGGGAAAGCAATTCCTACAAAGCCATTCTTTGGTTGATCTTCTCCAACAACTTAGCCAAGCTTTTCTCAAC TCATATGAATCCTTGATGAAGGCTTTTGTTGAACATAACAAG TTTGGTAATATTCCATATGGATTTCGAGCTAACACATGGCTTGTTCCACCATCATTTGCTGACTCTCCATCATCAACCTTCCAAGCCTTACCAACAGAAGATGATAATTGGGGTGGAAATGGGGGTGGTCAGGGAAGAAATGGTGAATATGATCATCAACCATGGGCAACTGATTTTGCCATATTGGCTAAACTTCCTTGCAAGACTGAGGATGAGAGGGTGGTCCGAGATCGCAAAACCTTTCTGCTACATAGTAAATTTGTCGATGTCTCAATCTTGAAAGCTACTGAAGCAATACGCAATTTGTTAGAATCCGATATGAGATCGAATGAGTCTTCAATTGTGTATGAGAATCGTATAGGGGACTTGTCCATTACTGTGAAACGTGACACAACAGAAGTGAGCTCAAATTTTCAAGTGAAAGTGAATGATGAAGTATCTGGTTTGTCTGCCAAGGAGTTTGCTCAGAGGAGTTTACTGAAGGGACTAACAGCAGATGAGAGCGTAGTAGTTCAT GATACTTCTTCCTTGGGCATTGTCACTGTCAGACATTGTGGATACAGTGCAACAGTTAAAGCTGTTGGTAATGTGAATAAGAGGAGGTTTGAGGCTCAAGAAATTGAAGTTGATGACCAACCAGACGGAGGAGCAAATGCTCTTAATATCAACAG CCTGAGAGCTCTGCTTCAAAAACCTACAGCTGAATCTTTGGGAAGTAGCCAGTCTGATTTGGATAATTCAGAAATTTCCATGACTCTGGTTAGAACTGTAATCAAAGAGAGCTTGAAAAGATCACAGGAAGAGCATGAAATTTCTGAAAGACCTATTAGATGGGAATTAGGTTCTTGTTGGGTGCAACATCTACAAAAGCAGGAAAATCAAACGGACAACGATTCAAAAAGTTCTGGGGTTGAGCCAGCTGTTAAAGGTCTTGGAAAGCAGTTTAAGTTGTTGAAGAAGAGAGATAAGAAACCAAGTGACACAACTAATAAGGAAGACTCTGATTCTTGCACTAGCAGTCTGGAAGCGGGAGAGGTAATGAATGGGGAGTTGAGCAGTGAAGAAGCATTGAAGAAACTAGTTTCAGAGGGTGCTTACTTGCGTCTGGAAGAATCTGGAACTGATCTTCATCAAAAG TCAATAGATGAACTTATCAAGATGGCACACAAATATTATGATGAAGTTGCTTTACCAAAGCTG GTAACAGACTTCGGGTCACTTGAGCTTTCTCCAGTTGATGGTCGTACACTGACTGACTTCATGCATTTGAGGGGACTGCAGATGCGGTCATTGGGTCGTGTG GTGGAACTTGCAGACCAGCTTCCTCATATACAGTCACTTTGCATTCATGAGATGGTGACTCGAGCATTCAAGCATGTACTTAAAGCAGTTATTGCTTCTGTTCACAACCAATCAGACTTATCTGAAGCAATAGCCTCCTCTTTAAATTTTCTGCTTGGACATTCCGAGTCACAAGAAAATGATCAAAACCTGAATGATGATCATTCACTCAAGTTGCAGTGGTTGGAAGCATATCTTTCCAAAAAATTTGGTTGGAAACTAAAGGAAGAACTTCCCTACTTGAGGAAGTACTCGATTCTTCGAGGTCTTTGCCATAAG GCTGGGTTGGAGTTGGTCCCTAGGGAATATGACATGGAAAGCCCAAACCCCTTCAGAAAATATGACATTGTTAGCTTGGTTCCCGTGTGTAAG CACGTAGCATGCTCTTCAGCTGATGGTCGAAATTTTCTAGAGTCGTCAAAAGTTGCTCTCGATAAAGGAAAGCTTGAGGATGCTGTTAATTATGGAACAAAG GCTCTGACGAAGATGATAGCAGTTTGTGGTCCCAATCATCGTGCTACTGCTAGTGCTTACAGTCTGCTAGCAGTGGTTCTTTACCACACTGGGGATTTTAATCAG GCAACTGTATATCAGCAAAAGGCTTTAGATATTAATGAGAGGGAACTTGGACTAGACCACCCAGATACAATGAAAAGCTATGGGGATCTTTCAGTTTTCTATTATCGCCTTCAACATATTGAATTGGCTTTGAA GTATGTGAATCGAGCTTTATTCCTCCTCCATTTCACATGTGGACTATCTCACCCAAACACTGCAGCAACATACATTAATGTGGCTATGATGGAAGAGGGCATGGGGAACGTTCATGTTGCTCTGAGATACCTCCATGAAGCTCTCAAGTGCAACCAAAGACTATTAGGAGCAGACCACATACAG ACTGCAGCTAGTTATCATGCCATAGCTATAGCTCTTTCATTGATGGAAGCATATTCCCTCAGTGTCCAACATGAGCAAACTACACTTAAAATACTTCAAGCCAAACTTGGGCCTGAAGATCTTCGTACTCAG GATGCAGCTGCGTGGCTTGAGTATTTTGAATCGAAAGCTTTAGAGCAACAAGAGGCAGCTAGAAATGGAACCCCAAAGCCAGATGCCTTAATTGCAAGCAAGGGTCATCTTAG TGTATCAGATCTGCTGGATTACATAAGTCCTGATCAAGATTCTAAAGGAAGTGACGCACAGAAGAGGCAAAGAAGAGCAAAG GTACTGCAGGTTGGTGATAAAGTCAGCGAAGAACTTCAAGTGCCAATAGCAAACGATGACACACCAAATGATGTAGTGGATAATAGCCTAGAGAGAGAGGATGATATAAAAGTAAGCTCAGTTAGCACGCCTCCTCCTCAAGAACAAGAAGAAAATGAAGATACTTCTAGATACGGGTTGACAGTGACTAGCGAAGTTGTGGAAGAAACAACTTCAGATGAAGGGTGGCAAGAAGCAAGTTCAAAGAGCCGTTCAGGGAACACTTCTACCGGTCGAAAGTTTGGACGTAAAAAACCAGTTCTTTCAAAGCTTAAGTTACAGAATGAACATTCAAACTCTAGAGAAAATAGAAATGGGAGGGTCATCAATTCACCGTCACAGAATTTGACTCCCAAGCCTACTATTCCTACTGAGTTTCCTTCACAGAAACAGACTAGGGTTCGTAGCTTGAGTTTTACTGGGGATGACTCAGTTAAACAGCAGGTAAGAGCTTCTGTTTCTAAAGTTTCCCCCTCACCAACCACTCATAGTACCATGGCTTCAAAATCTCTATCTTATAAGGAAGTAGCTTTGGCACCACCTGGCACGGTTCTAAAGCCAGTACTTGATAAAGAAGAAGAGATGATTGTTGAGAAACCAGAAATCAAAACACCTAGTGTTCTTCCACCAGAGACGCCACAGATTGAAGAAAGTAAAAGCAACTCTGTAGTTGAAGAAATCACAAAGAGTGAAGCAGAAGAAACTATTGCGAGTGAGACTCATAGGGATAATACTGGACAAGAACTTGAAGATGAAAAATCTAAAGATAAAAATGGAAGCAAACTTTCTGCATCAGCAGAGCCATTCAAGCCAGGACCAATAACCATGTCTCACCCTTTAAGTTCAGTAGCTGCCACAAGTGTTTATGACGTGAGAGCCAGTCAAGAAATGCTTGCAGAGCCGGTAGTTTCCCCTGTGGCTGCTAGAGTTCCTTGCGGACCGAGGTCACCATTGTATTACAGAACCAACTATTCTTTCCACATGAGAAGAGATTTTCTTAAGTTTCCAAATCCCACATTGGAAAGAAATGGATCAGGGCCTCAAAGAATCATGAACCCTAATGCACCTGAGTTTGTTCCCAGAAGGACATCATGGCAAATTGACCCTGTTATTGCAAATGGAGGGGTCCCAACTGATTCAGATTCATTAGAAATTACTGTGCAAGAGGCTGTGAAATCCAATGGTGATACTACTAAAGAGAGTGGTAAGAAGACAATCTCTGAGTCTGAAAAGTCAGAGCTTGCCAGGCAGATTCTGCTTAGCTTCATTGTGAAGTCTGTCCAACATAATATGGACTCTCCAGGTGAGTCTGGAAACAGTGGGAAGAAAAAATTTCAGCAGCACTCAGATGCCATAGAAAACGACAGTGCCATTATAAAGATTCAGTATGGAAATGAAGAGAAGAAGTCAAACGACATGATTTATGAATCAAGTGATTCTTCTGAGGCTCAGAAAGTAGTTGATGTAAGTAAGAAAAACGGGGATGGTGAAGGATTTATAGTAGTGACAAAGAGAAGGAAAAACAAGCAACAGTTCCCAAATGGGGTGAATGGTTTGTACAATCAAACATCGATATGTGCTTCTGTTCGTTGA